Genomic DNA from Peribacillus simplex NBRC 15720 = DSM 1321:
AGCTTTTATTCCCTCTTGGTGGTCCGCTGTTTGGCGCATTTTCATCTGAGCAGCTTTTTCAATCTCAAGCATCTTAATTAGTAGTGGGCGATTTTTTTCACTAAGGATCTTTTTCGTTTTAATCATGGCCTGAACCGGGCTTTGCAGCCATGATTGCACTTTCTTCTCTACCGCATGTTCCAAGGTTCCGTCTGCCACTTCATGAATGAGGCCCTTGTCTTTTGCTTCAAGCGCTGTAAGAACTTTACCTTCCCAGATCAATTCTTTCGCACCCACTTCACCAAGGCGACGTTCAAGGAAGAAGTGTCCGCCGCCATCAGGGATTAATCCAATCCCGATAAAATTCATCGCAACCTTACTTTCCGAATCGGCAATAAGATGATCGGTTGCAAGAGCTATACTCAACCCAAGCCCTGCAGCTGCACCATGAATGGCACTGATGGTCAATTTAGGCATGAAGTATAGAGTGGTCACCAATTCACTGATTCCATCCATCAGTTCATTGAAAGCGTTTTCTTCTCTAGGCGAGAGCATCATCTTAATGTCACCACCCGCGGAAAATGCTTTTCCATTTCCTTTTAAAATGACGACGTCCACTTTATCATTCTCACTTACTTCCTTAAGGGCATTAATAAAATCATGCAGCATTTTCGGATTTAAAGCATTCATGGCCTCTGGACGGTTCATTGCAACAGTAGCCGTCCTGTCCGAATATGTGACTAAAACAGTGCCGGCAGGTGATGTCGATTCAATACTCAATTTATTTCCTCCTCTTTCGTTCTATGACTCTATTATATATTTTTCGTCCATTAACAGAATAGGGTGAAAAGTTATAATTAAACAAATATAGCATTATTTATTGATATATTTATCCTGAAGCTGATCACGCAATGCCCTTTTCAAGAACTTCCCAACACCGGTTTTCGGGATTTCATCCAAAAAGACCACTTCATCAGGCAGCCACCATTTTGCAAACTGCGGCTTTAAAAATTCGATGATGTCCTCCTGGGACACATGCCCCTTGTATGCGTCCTTCAAAACAACACAGGCAATCGGCCGTTCCTGCCATTTTTCATGAGGCACTGCAATTACCGCCGCCTCAAAGATTCCTTCATGAGCCATTAATGCATTCTCTATATCTACGGAAGAAATCCACTCACCGCCACTTTTTATCAAGTCCTTAGTCCGGTCGACGATTTTCACGAATCCTTCTTCATCAATCGTGACAACATCCCCCGTATACAGCCAGCCATCTTTAAACGTATCTTCTGACCGCCCATCCTTAAAATACTCATTTGCTATCCAAGGACCCCTGATCAGCAATTCTCCCATTTCTTTTCCATCAGGTTTCACTTCGCCATCCTGACCGATCACTTTAATTTCTATCATTGGCGAAACAAGGCCCTGCTTGGCCTTCAACTCATAAAGTTCTTCTTCAGGGAGGTCTTCCTGATAGCTTTTTGGTTTGGATATAAATACGAGCGGGCTTGTTTCAGTCATTCCATAGGCATGCAGGAATGGTATCCCATACTTCTGTTCAAAGGTTTTAATCATGCTTTTCGGAGCAGCCGACCCTCCGCATAAAACAGCACGAATGCTGCTCGTATCATGGCTGCCTTCTTCTAGCTCCTTCAATAAGCCCATCCATATCGTCGGAACCCCTGCTGCGATTGTAACCTTCTCCGTTTCTATAAGCTCAGCCAAAATCTTTGGGGTGAAATAGGGTCCCGGCAAAACCATCTTCGTTCCAAACCAAACACTGGCAAAAGGCATGCCCCAGGCATTCACATGAAACATAGGCACGACAGGAAGGGCCACATCACGTTCGCTTAATGCTGTAGAATCGGCAAGCCCCAGTGCAATCGCATGCAACAAAATTCCGCGATGTGAATAAACCACACCTTTTGGATTCCCGGTCGTGGCGGAAGTATAACATATGCCGGCAGGTGCATTTTCATCCAAGGTTTGAATGAATGGCTGTTTCGGATTCCCTTCGGCTAATAATTTTTCATAATGATAAATAGGAGAAAGGGTCGTATCGGGCAGCTCCTCTTTATCCGTCATTATGATATAACCTTCCACTGTCGTTAACTCATCTTTAATTGCTTCCAAAAGGGGGATGACATCCGGGTCTATCAATAATAACCGATCCTCCGCACTATTGACGATATAAGAAACATGTTGAGGAGACAGACGCATATTAATTGTATGTAGGACAGCACCATGACAAGGAATCGCAAAATAAGCTTCTAAATGACGATGATGGTTCCAGGCAAGTGTTCCAATACGGTCACCTGTTTGAATACCGAATTTTTCAAGATTACTTGTCAGCCTTCTTGTACGCTCAGCTATCTCAGCATATGTAAATGTATGAATTCCACCATCCGTACGCGAAACTACCTCTTTCTTCGGAAAATATTTTTCAGCTCTCTCAATGATTTGAGTCATGATCAATGGAGTATCCATCATTACAATCTCCCCCTTATATTAAAAGCATGCTCATTATATATTCGACCAGAAAAAAAATAATCCTTTTTCCCTAGGTGCCTTTTACGATTATTTTGAATCCGGCTTTATCTAGATGATATTTTCAAATAAAAAAAGGATCTAAACCAGATCCTTTCTGTTTGACGACAAAAAGGACGTTCGGAACGCCCTCACCCACGAACCATGTTTTTAAAAGAAAACTTGGTTATCCTTCATGTTTTTTTACTTTTTTATATGGATGAAAACCTCCCTAGATTGATGAAATTTGCGACACTCCTTCCGAATAACTGGCTAGTCGAGACCCCACAGCCGCTTGCTTTGATGCGGCTTGGCAGACAGTCGGCGGAAAGGGAGTGGATTTCGGAAATCAACTGGAACGTTTTTTTAATAAAAAAACTGCAGGCAAACTCGCTTTTCTTCGAATTGAAAGGATCTAACCGGGATATATCGGATTCATTTATTAGGAGCGTAATCTGAAATGTTATTTTTAAACCATCCAAATTTAGTGGTACAGTTCTCTGACATATTTTTTATGTTTCTTTCTAGAAAAAAGAGGAAATAGTAAAGATACAATTATATTTAGAGGGAGCTCATTTATGGTAAACAAAATAAACGAAGAACTAGAAGCTTATTGTGCGAGTGAATATTCAAAGCTGTCACGAGTGATCGTCTGTGAACCTCGTTACATGGAGATCCGGGAGATCATTAACGAAACTCAAAAAGAGTTTCAAGAAGAAAATATCGATCAAGGACTTGCCTTGGAGCAGCACACCCAATTTATAAGGGCTCTTGAACATGAAGGGATTGAGGTCATAAAACTTCCGCCGAAATTTACATATCCAGAACAAGTCTTCACGAGAGATATCGGTTTCACTCTTGGCAATACCGTTTATGTAGCTGAGTTGGCAACAGGTATCAGGCAGGGTGAAGAACTAATATTGAAATCCTGGCTCGAAACGAACGATATCCCACTTGTCAATCTCCGCAAAAATCATATCGAGGGCGGAGATGTCATTATTGACGGAAAGACCATCTATATTGGAGTCAGTGAAAGAACGGATGAAACATCCATCAAGCATCTTCAAACATTATTACCGGAATACAATGTCATCGCGGTTCCTTTCGTTGAAAAATTCCTTCATTTAGATTGTGTATTCAATATCATATCACCTACAGAGGCGCTTATTTTTCCAGAGTCCTTTACAAAAAAAGAGATGGATCTATTAGCTTCACGTTATGACATGATCGAAGTGACTAAAGAAGAACAATTTACATTAGGAACCAACGTACTTTCGATTGGGAATAAAAAATTATTCAGCCTTCCATGTAATAAACAGGTAAATAGTCAGCTTCGTGAACGCGGATACGAAGTCATTGAAGTCGATATAAGCGAAATCATCAAGTCCGGTGGCTCTTTCCGTTGTTGCACCATGCCACTATTGAGGACAACGAATAAGAAGACTGATTTAGCCTAAGCAGAATGAAAGAAACCGGACTTGTATGGAAGTCCGGTTTCTTTCTCCTTTTTTAAACAAAGTGTTATCAAACATTATTATAGATTTTTGTATAGGAAATCACGCATCTGTTTCTTGCATGAAGCAAAACCGGTCTAACTGATTCCACCGAACGTCCAAACTCGTACATCCATTCATATCGAGGAACCATCCAAGTATGAAAATGGTGGGTAGTATCCTCATTGTAAAAATAATAAACATGTTCTATCCCTAATATTTCCCTTTGAGCTTTTCTAATCTTGGATAATAAGTTTATGTAATCAACCTTTTCTGGTTCATTTAATTCATCAAAGCACTTAATATGGCGTTTAGATGCTAAAATAACTAAACCTTCAATGGAATATGCAACGTCTTGGTGAGCATGAAAATATTCTGATTCGACTATTACACCACCCTCAACTTCCACCGTTTTTCCATTAGATAAAGTAATTTTCCACATAAGTCCCCCAAAAGATTACACCTTAAAAATCCGGATACGCTAAATAACTCTAACTCTGTTGATATTCGGGCACATGAGAGTTCTAAATACAATAAAAAGATGCTTGTCTGGAATTTTGCGGATCTTTTCCTTTTCATTAATGCAGCAGTCTTAATATAGTTTCAGAATCCTTTCTATTTAACTGTACATAATGGCTATGTTCATCCTTCGTCAATTCTACAATATTTTCATCCGTATTAACCCAAACATAAAATACAGCTATTTTACCTTCGCTTTTTTCATCATTAAAATAAAAGATGAAGTCCGCCTTAGGATGATCCTTCTCCAATGCGAATTCTTCCCAATCAGCATTCTTTACTATTTCTTTTGTTTTTTCTGTTTTCCCCATTTCTATCTTTTCTTTATATGCTTCGAATTTGTAGTTTTCACCTTCATATTTTTGAACGGAAATATGTTCTTGCTTTGTTGTGCAACCTGATGCTAACGTTATTGATATTAGACTAAGTGCAACCAGGAACGGTTTCCTTTTCATTACATGTCATCTCCTCATACCCCAATGGATTAATTATCCAATATATTTCATTATACTAGTCCTCTCAAAAGAGTAATAGGAATGTTTATCGATTTATAAACAGCAAAAAAACCCTCAAGCTTTTGGCTTGAGAGTTCATGAACCTTGTATCCCTTGCATATGGCCTGCATTCAACCAAACCATACAGAAAATAGTTCCTCGTTGATGCCCAGATTGTACATATAATAGATTCCGAAAACCGTGCTTATCACACCTGTCAATCGTATGAGTAAACGATTGACTTTTTTGGAGGAAGAGCTTGTGACAAAGGGGATGCTTAAAATCGTAGTGAACAGAAGCATGCCTATACAAGTACCTACACCAAATATGATAATGTAGATTGCCCCCTGCCATGCTTCATCTATCGTACTTATAGTAAGAAGGACCATTGCAGCACTGCCTGCAAGTCCGTGGACAATTCCCACTAACATCGATTTCAGATATGTAGCCCGGCCTGTATGGTCATGCCGCTCCGTTTGCTTCCAAGAAAAAATCGTCGTGATACCTAAATATACCAGCATGATTCCCACAAGAAATTCCAATGACATTGCCCAAGCTTCCGGAATTTCGTTTTTCAAAAGGATCAGGATGACACCGAACACCAAAAGAGTAAGTGTATGCCCGATTCCCCAAAATACGCCTGCAAGTGAAGATTTCCATATTTTCTTGCTTTGGCTCGCAATCGTAGAAACGGCAATGATATGATCGGGTTCCAGAGCATGCTTGATGCCTAATACAAATCCAATGCCTAAAACCAGCAATAAACTCATTTCCATAAAACACAGCCTTTCCCTTTACTAATATTTACGATAAAAAATTGGATCCTCCCGAAGCATTTTCCTTCGGAAGAGATCCTCACAAACTGAAAATACCTTTTCTATCTGTTGAGTTTGATTTGCCAATACCCGCAGCATCAAACCCCGTATTGGCAACCGGGAAAAACCTATTCTAACATTGCTTCCTAACGGAGAAAGCATTTCATCGAGTTCGGTAATGAATTCCCCATCCACCTCTTGATATATCAATAATAGCGAGCCAAAATGACTATATCCTTCCAATAAAAGTACAGAGTCCATCTCGTCTGAAGGATTCAGAAACAAGTGGTCCATTATCAGCCTTTTACCATCTTGAAACACGTTCAATTTGGAGCGGATCCAATCATATGTAAATGCCCCCCTGCTCTCTGACCATCCTGGTGTAAATATATCAGTCATCAACAATCCCGCTCCGCTTTCCATATGTATCGTCGTATCCTGAATATATCGAGCAGATTCATAGGCAATTACAGGGTCCTGAACATAGGTAAGAAAACTTTCCTTTTTTAAAACTAACTCGGTTTTCTGCACTGCCGGCTCATCCATCGTTTTGTATATCTTTGTCGCAGACTGTGTCGTCAATGTCATT
This window encodes:
- a CDS encoding enoyl-CoA hydratase, producing MSIESTSPAGTVLVTYSDRTATVAMNRPEAMNALNPKMLHDFINALKEVSENDKVDVVILKGNGKAFSAGGDIKMMLSPREENAFNELMDGISELVTTLYFMPKLTISAIHGAAAGLGLSIALATDHLIADSESKVAMNFIGIGLIPDGGGHFFLERRLGEVGAKELIWEGKVLTALEAKDKGLIHEVADGTLEHAVEKKVQSWLQSPVQAMIKTKKILSEKNRPLLIKMLEIEKAAQMKMRQTADHQEGIKAFVEKRKPNFIGK
- a CDS encoding long-chain fatty acid--CoA ligase, which produces MMDTPLIMTQIIERAEKYFPKKEVVSRTDGGIHTFTYAEIAERTRRLTSNLEKFGIQTGDRIGTLAWNHHRHLEAYFAIPCHGAVLHTINMRLSPQHVSYIVNSAEDRLLLIDPDVIPLLEAIKDELTTVEGYIIMTDKEELPDTTLSPIYHYEKLLAEGNPKQPFIQTLDENAPAGICYTSATTGNPKGVVYSHRGILLHAIALGLADSTALSERDVALPVVPMFHVNAWGMPFASVWFGTKMVLPGPYFTPKILAELIETEKVTIAAGVPTIWMGLLKELEEGSHDTSSIRAVLCGGSAAPKSMIKTFEQKYGIPFLHAYGMTETSPLVFISKPKSYQEDLPEEELYELKAKQGLVSPMIEIKVIGQDGEVKPDGKEMGELLIRGPWIANEYFKDGRSEDTFKDGWLYTGDVVTIDEEGFVKIVDRTKDLIKSGGEWISSVDIENALMAHEGIFEAAVIAVPHEKWQERPIACVVLKDAYKGHVSQEDIIEFLKPQFAKWWLPDEVVFLDEIPKTGVGKFLKRALRDQLQDKYINK
- a CDS encoding dimethylarginine dimethylaminohydrolase family protein — its product is MVNKINEELEAYCASEYSKLSRVIVCEPRYMEIREIINETQKEFQEENIDQGLALEQHTQFIRALEHEGIEVIKLPPKFTYPEQVFTRDIGFTLGNTVYVAELATGIRQGEELILKSWLETNDIPLVNLRKNHIEGGDVIIDGKTIYIGVSERTDETSIKHLQTLLPEYNVIAVPFVEKFLHLDCVFNIISPTEALIFPESFTKKEMDLLASRYDMIEVTKEEQFTLGTNVLSIGNKKLFSLPCNKQVNSQLRERGYEVIEVDISEIIKSGGSFRCCTMPLLRTTNKKTDLA
- a CDS encoding HIT family protein, encoding MWKITLSNGKTVEVEGGVIVESEYFHAHQDVAYSIEGLVILASKRHIKCFDELNEPEKVDYINLLSKIRKAQREILGIEHVYYFYNEDTTHHFHTWMVPRYEWMYEFGRSVESVRPVLLHARNRCVISYTKIYNNV
- a CDS encoding sulfite exporter TauE/SafE family protein → MEMSLLLVLGIGFVLGIKHALEPDHIIAVSTIASQSKKIWKSSLAGVFWGIGHTLTLLVFGVILILLKNEIPEAWAMSLEFLVGIMLVYLGITTIFSWKQTERHDHTGRATYLKSMLVGIVHGLAGSAAMVLLTISTIDEAWQGAIYIIIFGVGTCIGMLLFTTILSIPFVTSSSSKKVNRLLIRLTGVISTVFGIYYMYNLGINEELFSVWFG
- a CDS encoding urease accessory protein UreD, which produces MSWTGSIRIKAVLKNARTIVSDAYYDGAFKLSRPVFLDELSPTYFLIHVGGGYVGGDKYHQLFCLEEGATMTLTTQSATKIYKTMDEPAVQKTELVLKKESFLTYVQDPVIAYESARYIQDTTIHMESGAGLLMTDIFTPGWSESRGAFTYDWIRSKLNVFQDGKRLIMDHLFLNPSDEMDSVLLLEGYSHFGSLLLIYQEVDGEFITELDEMLSPLGSNVRIGFSRLPIRGLMLRVLANQTQQIEKVFSVCEDLFRRKMLREDPIFYRKY